The proteins below come from a single Dinghuibacter silviterrae genomic window:
- a CDS encoding plasmid mobilization protein — translation MTNPILPPATPGVENRSGVAVFACLYHWLLVNLPKIFALMSVKSRKEVKNMEHRVFARVSREKYEELQQILRNSRCRTMSEMLRHILNNQPLTIITYDNSLDKIMERLSAIRKELHAIGININQVTRCFNKEKSPEGKLYQALEVARLYQQTDLKISELFVIIAKLSEKWLPV, via the coding sequence TTGACAAACCCCATCTTGCCCCCGGCTACGCCGGGGGTGGAAAACCGCTCCGGAGTCGCGGTTTTTGCATGTTTGTATCACTGGTTGCTGGTTAATTTGCCAAAAATATTTGCCCTGATGAGTGTAAAGAGCCGAAAGGAAGTCAAGAATATGGAACACCGGGTTTTCGCTCGGGTAAGTCGGGAAAAGTACGAGGAGCTACAGCAAATTCTAAGAAATTCTCGCTGCCGCACAATGAGCGAAATGCTCCGACATATTCTTAATAACCAGCCTCTAACCATTATTACCTATGATAACAGCCTGGATAAAATCATGGAACGGCTTTCCGCGATTCGCAAAGAGCTGCATGCCATAGGTATTAATATCAACCAGGTAACCCGGTGTTTCAATAAAGAAAAATCCCCCGAAGGGAAACTATACCAGGCATTGGAAGTAGCGCGTCTGTATCAGCAAACTGACCTGAAAATTTCCGAATTGTTTGTAATAATCGCCAAATTATCTGAGAAATGGTTGCCCGTATAG
- the kdpB gene encoding potassium-transporting ATPase subunit KdpB has product MKKSSALFPRELVISALKQSFVKLNPRAMAKNPVMFTVYIGTMIMLAVCVWIGMGEQTQGSLAYNIAIFVILFITLLFANFAEAIAEARGAAQADSLRKTREDTPAKKVLAVGEIFLNEVKVVPSSQLRKGDVFIAEAGDTIPMDGEIIEGLATIDESAITGESAPVIREAGGDKSSVTGGTKVLSDKVKVRVTTNPGESFLDQMIALVEGASRQKTPNEIALTILLACFTLIFLIVVVTLKPFGDYAGAPITIAAFVSLYVCLIPTTIGGLLSAIGIAGMDRALRANVITKSGKAVETAGDLDTLLLDKTGTITIGNRKATHFWPAPGIRKEAFIESCVLASMADETPEGKSILELATNGGMRLPSENGETRFIPFTAETRCSGVDLNGGTRIRKGAYDAIKYIVEKKGNAFPDETQLKVKEIASNGGTPLVVSKDGATQGVIELQDIIKPGIQERFQRLRKMGVKTVMVTGDNPLTAKYIAEKAGVDDFIAEAKPQDKMDYIKKEQQGGKLVAMMGDGTNDAPALAQADVGVAMNSGTQAAKEAGNMVDLDNDPTKLIEIVEIGKQLLMTRGTLTTFSIANDVAKYFAIVPALFITSIPALAALNIMGLKSPESAILSAVIFNALIIPILIPLALRGVAYKPIGASALLRRNILIYGIGGIVAPFIGIKLIDLILALFM; this is encoded by the coding sequence ATGAAAAAATCTTCTGCATTATTCCCCCGTGAACTGGTGATCAGCGCCCTGAAGCAGTCCTTTGTCAAGCTCAACCCACGTGCCATGGCGAAGAACCCGGTGATGTTCACGGTATACATAGGCACCATGATCATGCTGGCCGTGTGTGTGTGGATCGGCATGGGCGAGCAAACGCAAGGGAGCCTGGCGTACAACATCGCTATTTTTGTTATCCTTTTTATCACCCTTTTATTCGCCAACTTCGCCGAAGCGATCGCCGAGGCCAGGGGCGCCGCCCAGGCCGACTCCTTGCGCAAGACACGGGAAGACACACCGGCCAAAAAGGTACTGGCCGTGGGCGAGATCTTCCTGAACGAGGTCAAGGTCGTTCCGTCCAGCCAGTTGCGCAAAGGCGATGTCTTTATCGCCGAAGCCGGTGACACCATCCCCATGGACGGAGAGATCATCGAGGGCCTCGCCACGATCGACGAAAGCGCCATCACCGGTGAATCCGCCCCCGTGATCCGGGAAGCGGGCGGAGACAAGTCCTCCGTCACCGGCGGGACCAAGGTCCTTAGCGACAAGGTCAAGGTGCGCGTCACCACCAACCCCGGGGAAAGCTTCCTGGACCAGATGATCGCCCTCGTCGAAGGCGCCAGCCGGCAAAAGACCCCCAACGAGATCGCGCTCACGATCCTGCTGGCGTGTTTCACGCTCATCTTTCTGATCGTGGTCGTCACCCTGAAACCCTTTGGGGACTACGCCGGTGCCCCTATCACGATCGCCGCTTTCGTATCCCTGTATGTCTGTCTGATTCCCACCACCATCGGCGGGTTGCTCAGCGCCATCGGCATCGCCGGGATGGACAGGGCCCTGCGTGCAAACGTCATCACCAAAAGCGGTAAGGCCGTGGAAACGGCGGGGGACCTGGATACCCTTTTGCTCGACAAAACGGGTACGATCACCATCGGGAACCGGAAGGCCACCCACTTCTGGCCCGCGCCCGGTATCCGCAAGGAAGCGTTTATCGAATCCTGCGTCCTGGCGTCTATGGCGGATGAAACCCCCGAAGGAAAGTCCATCCTGGAGCTGGCGACAAACGGTGGGATGCGGCTGCCCTCCGAAAACGGGGAAACCCGCTTTATCCCCTTCACCGCCGAAACCCGTTGCAGCGGTGTGGACCTGAACGGCGGCACACGCATCCGCAAAGGAGCTTACGACGCGATCAAGTATATCGTGGAAAAGAAAGGGAATGCCTTCCCCGACGAGACCCAGCTCAAAGTCAAGGAGATTGCCTCCAACGGGGGCACGCCCCTGGTCGTGAGCAAGGACGGCGCCACCCAGGGCGTCATCGAGCTCCAGGACATCATCAAACCGGGCATCCAGGAACGCTTCCAGCGGTTGCGGAAAATGGGTGTCAAGACCGTCATGGTGACCGGGGACAACCCGCTCACCGCGAAATACATCGCCGAGAAGGCCGGTGTCGACGACTTTATCGCCGAAGCCAAGCCCCAGGACAAGATGGACTATATCAAAAAAGAACAGCAAGGCGGCAAGCTGGTGGCCATGATGGGGGACGGGACCAACGACGCACCCGCCCTGGCCCAGGCGGACGTAGGCGTGGCGATGAACAGCGGTACCCAGGCCGCGAAAGAAGCCGGCAACATGGTGGACCTCGACAACGACCCCACCAAGCTCATCGAGATCGTGGAGATCGGCAAACAGCTCCTCATGACCCGGGGCACGCTGACGACCTTTTCGATCGCCAACGACGTCGCAAAGTATTTCGCGATCGTACCGGCCCTGTTTATCACGTCCATCCCGGCCCTGGCCGCGTTGAACATCATGGGCCTCAAAAGCCCCGAGAGCGCGATCCTGAGCGCCGTGATCTTCAACGCCCTCATCATCCCGATCCTGATCCCGCTCGCCCTCAGGGGGGTGGCCTACAAACCCATCGGCGCCAGCGCGCTCCTGAGGCGGAATATCCTGATCTATGGGATCGGCGGGATTGTCGCGCCGTTTATCGGAATAAAGCTGATCGATTTGATCCTTGCGCTGTTCATGTAA
- a CDS encoding K(+)-transporting ATPase subunit C, translated as MKKYILPALKLTLSLIILCAVIYPLFIAAIGRLTPGHGRGKTVTANGKVVGYALLGQKFTDDKYFWSRPSAVAYNAAGSGGSNKGPSNPDYIKDVQAHIDTFLVHNPGVDKAQIPAELVTYSGSGLDPDLSPAAALIQVKRVASVRHLPEAAVHALVESHVKGPFLGLFGPSTVNVLSLNLALDTLKP; from the coding sequence ATGAAAAAGTATATTTTGCCCGCCCTTAAATTGACCCTTTCGCTGATCATCCTCTGCGCGGTGATCTACCCGCTGTTCATCGCGGCCATCGGCCGGCTGACCCCGGGTCACGGACGCGGAAAGACCGTCACCGCCAACGGAAAGGTCGTGGGCTATGCCCTCCTCGGGCAGAAATTCACCGACGACAAATATTTCTGGAGCCGTCCGTCGGCCGTCGCTTATAACGCCGCGGGCAGCGGCGGGAGCAACAAGGGCCCATCCAACCCCGACTATATAAAAGACGTACAGGCGCATATCGACACTTTCCTGGTACACAACCCCGGTGTCGACAAAGCGCAGATCCCGGCCGAACTGGTGACCTATTCCGGTAGCGGGCTTGATCCCGACCTCTCGCCCGCGGCAGCGCTCATCCAGGTGAAGCGCGTCGCGTCCGTGCGTCACCTCCCCGAGGCCGCCGTTCACGCTCTGGTCGAAAGCCATGTCAAAGGCCCCTTTCTGGGTTTGTTCGGGCCTTCTACCGTAAACGTGCTCTCATTAAATCTTGCACTTGACACACTTAAACCATAA
- a CDS encoding sensor histidine kinase — MGLRLKTKLTLGLVFLFVVILAFGILGLFYINRLRGDERNILKDNYITLEYCNNMLRALEELPGDTAALPVFERNLILQEANITEPGEQEATRAVRRNFVEMVADPADTSNYKDIRRAIFVIQDLNQQALFRKDKKAAETASDANLWLTIIVTILTVFAFTFIVNFPGIISEPIKALTEGIREIAGKNYSKRIHLQQDDEFGELAQAFNTMAEKLDEYDHSSLAKIMFEKTRIETIINQMQDAILGLDEHRKVLFANVVAEDLLGLKEPDLLGRYAPDIALHNDLMRTLLREGGKKELKIYCGGKESYFAKEPITVRKDDQLIGEVIVLRNITPFHELDEAKTNFIATVSHELKTPISSIKMSTRLLRDSRVGTLSKEQLELLQSVTDDAERLLKITSELLNMTQVETGNLQLKLQSTPADEVVHYAMSAVQVQAQQKNIRVRYEGAPGLRPVHADGEKVSWVLINLLTNAIKYSPDDTTIEVKTYGEDHRVFFTVRDHGRGIEEKHLPRIFDRYYRVPGSTEKSGSGLGLAISKEFIEAQGGQIWVKSSYGSGADFGFFLPEETG, encoded by the coding sequence ATGGGACTCCGCTTAAAAACCAAATTGACCCTGGGCCTCGTCTTTCTCTTCGTGGTCATCCTGGCTTTCGGGATCCTGGGACTTTTTTACATCAACCGGCTCCGCGGAGACGAGCGCAACATCCTAAAGGATAACTACATCACCCTGGAATACTGCAACAACATGCTCCGGGCGCTCGAAGAATTGCCGGGGGACACGGCCGCGTTGCCTGTTTTTGAGCGGAACCTCATCCTCCAGGAAGCCAACATCACCGAACCCGGCGAGCAGGAGGCGACCCGGGCGGTCCGCCGTAATTTTGTCGAAATGGTGGCAGACCCCGCCGATACGTCCAACTACAAAGACATCCGCCGGGCCATCTTCGTCATCCAGGACCTCAACCAGCAAGCCCTTTTCCGAAAGGATAAGAAAGCCGCGGAGACCGCTTCCGACGCCAACCTCTGGCTCACCATCATCGTCACCATCCTCACCGTCTTCGCCTTTACCTTTATCGTCAACTTTCCCGGGATCATCTCCGAACCCATCAAGGCCCTCACCGAAGGCATCCGGGAGATCGCGGGCAAAAACTACTCCAAACGCATCCACCTCCAGCAAGACGACGAATTCGGCGAGCTCGCCCAGGCCTTTAATACCATGGCCGAAAAGCTCGACGAATACGATCACAGCAGCCTCGCCAAGATCATGTTCGAAAAGACCCGCATCGAGACCATCATCAACCAGATGCAAGACGCCATCCTCGGTCTTGACGAACACCGGAAGGTCCTCTTTGCCAATGTCGTTGCCGAAGACCTGCTGGGTCTCAAGGAGCCCGACCTTCTGGGTCGCTATGCCCCCGACATCGCCCTCCACAACGACCTCATGCGCACCCTTCTGCGCGAGGGCGGCAAAAAAGAATTGAAGATCTATTGCGGCGGGAAAGAAAGTTATTTTGCCAAAGAACCCATCACCGTCCGTAAAGACGACCAACTCATCGGGGAAGTCATCGTCCTGCGCAACATCACCCCCTTCCACGAACTCGACGAGGCCAAAACCAACTTTATCGCCACCGTCTCCCACGAGCTCAAAACCCCCATCTCCTCCATCAAGATGAGCACCCGTCTCCTCCGCGACAGCCGGGTCGGGACCCTCAGCAAGGAACAGCTCGAACTCCTCCAAAGCGTCACCGATGACGCCGAGCGTCTCCTCAAGATCACCAGCGAGCTCCTCAACATGACCCAGGTCGAAACGGGCAACCTCCAGCTCAAGCTCCAAAGCACCCCCGCCGACGAAGTCGTCCACTACGCCATGAGCGCCGTCCAGGTACAGGCCCAGCAAAAAAACATCCGCGTCCGCTACGAAGGCGCCCCCGGGCTTCGCCCCGTCCACGCCGACGGTGAAAAGGTCTCCTGGGTGCTTATCAATTTGTTGACAAACGCCATTAAATATTCCCCCGACGACACCACCATCGAGGTAAAAACCTACGGTGAAGACCACCGTGTTTTTTTCACCGTCCGCGACCACGGCCGCGGCATCGAGGAGAAACACCTTCCCCGCATCTTCGACCGTTACTACCGCGTCCCCGGCAGCACCGAAAAATCCGGGTCCGGTCTCGGGCTTGCCATCTCCAAGGAATTCATTGAGGCCCAGGGCGGGCAGATCTGGGTGAAGAGCAGTTATGGGTCGGGGGCGGATTTTGGGTTTTTTCTGCCCGAAGAAACCGGATAG
- a CDS encoding universal stress protein, translating into MPNDPSAQHFLELIRRSRRGKLKIYIGMSAGVGKTFRMLQEARTLLKNGVDVKIGYVETHGRLETEALVEGLPIIPRRKLFYKGKELEEMDVQAILNLRPEVVVVDELAHSNIEGSHNEKRWQDIMDILDAGINVISAVNIQHIESLHGEVKAITGVDISERVPDSVLRQADEVVNLDLTAEELITRLKEGKIYAAEKVKTALGNFFQPDRILQLRELALKEVASQVERKIEIELPRNIQSRAERLMCCISTNHEIAKTVIRKTARLATYYNAKWYVLYVQTPKEDADKIGLAAQRHLINNFKLATEMGAEVIRARNKNVGTGILEVAEERKITTVCLGKPHLNLRNIILRTAVFNHLLKKLGAIDIDLVILS; encoded by the coding sequence ATGCCGAACGATCCCAGCGCACAACACTTCCTGGAATTGATCCGCCGCTCCCGGCGGGGCAAGCTGAAGATCTATATCGGCATGAGCGCCGGAGTGGGGAAAACCTTCCGGATGCTACAGGAAGCCAGGACGCTCCTCAAGAACGGCGTAGACGTCAAGATCGGCTATGTCGAGACCCACGGACGCCTGGAGACCGAAGCCTTGGTAGAAGGTCTTCCCATTATTCCCCGCCGCAAGCTGTTTTATAAAGGCAAGGAGCTGGAGGAAATGGACGTACAGGCCATCCTCAACCTCCGGCCCGAAGTCGTCGTCGTCGACGAGCTGGCGCACTCCAACATCGAGGGCAGCCACAACGAAAAACGGTGGCAGGACATCATGGACATCCTCGACGCGGGGATCAACGTGATCAGTGCCGTCAACATCCAACACATCGAAAGCCTCCACGGGGAAGTGAAGGCCATCACCGGCGTGGACATATCCGAGCGCGTCCCGGACAGCGTGCTCCGGCAGGCCGACGAGGTGGTCAACCTCGACCTCACGGCCGAAGAGCTCATCACCCGGTTGAAGGAGGGGAAGATTTACGCCGCGGAAAAAGTAAAAACTGCCTTGGGTAATTTTTTCCAACCCGACCGTATCCTCCAGTTGCGTGAACTGGCCCTCAAGGAAGTCGCCTCCCAGGTCGAACGCAAGATCGAAATCGAGCTCCCCCGGAACATCCAGTCCCGCGCGGAACGCCTGATGTGCTGCATCAGCACCAACCACGAGATCGCCAAAACCGTCATCCGGAAAACCGCCCGCCTGGCCACGTATTACAACGCCAAATGGTACGTCCTGTACGTGCAAACGCCCAAGGAAGACGCCGACAAGATCGGTCTCGCCGCCCAACGCCACCTCATCAACAATTTCAAGCTCGCCACCGAAATGGGCGCGGAAGTCATCCGTGCCCGGAACAAAAACGTCGGCACGGGCATCCTGGAGGTCGCCGAGGAACGGAAAATCACCACCGTCTGCCTGGGCAAACCCCACCTGAACCTACGCAACATCATCCTGCGCACAGCCGTTTTCAACCACCTTCTCAAAAAGCTGGGCGCTATCGACATAGACCTCGTAATCCTCAGCTGA
- a CDS encoding outer membrane beta-barrel protein yields MRKTTSIFVLTAALCGGLYASTAYGQTGLAAAAAPVQAAPVNATAANDIAAPAAPAKQTPGGGLLSWLHGRAIKDTNGIQVEQKASDPFAFGDFSWLNGASRKTTPPAFDSKYFTGDVTFDLNYTHSYNAPIDNTVVGSTALARDNELQLSFMGVGGDIHYEHVRGRVMMQFGTRSTVVPRNDGSSYKGQYDLQTIYRYISEAYAGYHWDTWHGINLDAGIFMSYIGLFSYNNFENWGYQPSYTSDNTPWFFNGLRLQTFPTDKLKLEFWLINGWQSYGMFNRSPGMGVSIYYRPKETVDYVFNEYYGKDDEGAPGRYRFHSDDSYELRYVNRKKGFITKAAFSLTGDFGFEDGDGVTPFGKHDSKGNVLPAQNFISGMVYNRLWFGEQQKFAWTIGGGYMHNPGQYLVLAPTGYADTVYQAQTGIGSTFNAWDASTSIDFMPNQNLTFKLEYVHRKLVNIGAAPGTTPMTGYFAGHGGVTGPTGYTNTGNYTYTSSGASIAPPLNSLGGWMPDLTNHENRIVLALLVRF; encoded by the coding sequence ATGAGGAAAACTACAAGCATTTTCGTTCTGACGGCAGCCCTGTGCGGAGGGCTGTATGCAAGCACTGCGTATGGACAAACAGGGCTCGCGGCCGCAGCCGCCCCTGTACAGGCCGCCCCGGTCAATGCGACCGCGGCGAATGACATCGCGGCTCCCGCCGCGCCGGCCAAACAGACTCCGGGGGGAGGTCTTTTGAGCTGGCTCCACGGACGCGCGATCAAAGACACGAACGGCATCCAGGTCGAGCAAAAAGCCAGCGATCCGTTTGCCTTCGGTGACTTCTCCTGGCTCAACGGGGCAAGCCGGAAGACGACGCCGCCGGCGTTCGACTCGAAGTATTTTACCGGGGACGTGACGTTCGACCTGAACTACACGCACTCGTACAACGCCCCCATCGACAACACCGTGGTGGGTTCCACCGCCCTGGCCCGGGACAACGAGCTCCAGCTCTCCTTTATGGGCGTCGGCGGGGACATCCATTATGAACACGTCCGCGGCCGGGTGATGATGCAGTTCGGTACCCGCTCCACCGTGGTGCCCCGTAACGACGGGAGCTCCTACAAGGGGCAGTACGACCTGCAGACGATCTACCGCTACATCAGCGAAGCCTACGCCGGTTACCACTGGGACACCTGGCACGGGATCAACCTGGACGCCGGTATCTTCATGTCGTACATCGGGTTGTTCTCGTACAACAACTTTGAAAACTGGGGGTACCAGCCGTCCTATACCTCGGACAACACGCCCTGGTTCTTCAACGGGCTCCGGTTGCAAACCTTCCCCACCGACAAGCTGAAGCTGGAGTTCTGGCTCATCAACGGCTGGCAAAGCTATGGCATGTTCAACCGCTCTCCGGGTATGGGTGTGTCTATCTATTACCGTCCGAAGGAAACCGTGGACTATGTGTTTAACGAATACTACGGCAAGGACGACGAGGGTGCCCCCGGGCGCTACCGCTTCCACTCCGACGACAGCTATGAACTTCGGTATGTCAACCGCAAAAAGGGCTTTATCACCAAGGCCGCTTTCTCCCTTACGGGTGACTTCGGTTTCGAGGACGGAGACGGCGTAACGCCTTTCGGCAAGCACGATTCAAAAGGGAATGTGCTTCCTGCCCAGAACTTTATCAGCGGGATGGTCTACAACCGTCTTTGGTTTGGCGAACAACAGAAGTTTGCCTGGACGATCGGCGGGGGCTATATGCACAACCCCGGCCAGTACCTGGTGCTCGCTCCCACGGGATATGCAGACACCGTTTACCAGGCCCAGACCGGCATCGGCTCTACCTTTAACGCCTGGGATGCGTCTACGTCCATTGACTTTATGCCCAACCAGAACCTGACGTTTAAGCTCGAATATGTACACCGGAAACTGGTTAATATCGGCGCGGCCCCCGGTACGACGCCCATGACCGGGTATTTTGCCGGCCATGGAGGCGTTACCGGCCCCACGGGGTACACCAACACCGGAAATTATACGTATACATCCAGTGGAGCATCGATCGCCCCGCCGCTGAACAGCCTGGGAGGATGGATGCCGGACCTCACGAATCATGAAAACAGGATTGTCCTGGCCCTATTGGTGAGGTTTTAA
- a CDS encoding J domain-containing protein has product MKNYYIILGVLPTATPEEIKSAYRKRSMQYHPDRNPEGDELMRDLNEAYTVLIDEDARKMYAQKYKQYLAWEKQKKDYESRKVYQITFGSDFLNIFYNAMVKDPAVLAWQRLLGHTYLIVVGKQYSASHIYEFIKNVMPGKQHLIIEVNVNNHSGWLPKDTWNWLNQFSKPAEVPTGI; this is encoded by the coding sequence ATGAAAAATTACTACATTATTCTTGGTGTTTTGCCAACAGCTACCCCTGAGGAAATCAAAAGCGCCTATCGCAAGCGCTCGATGCAGTATCATCCGGACAGAAACCCTGAAGGGGATGAATTGATGAGGGATCTCAACGAAGCATACACTGTCCTGATCGACGAGGACGCAAGAAAGATGTACGCCCAAAAGTATAAGCAATACCTCGCCTGGGAAAAGCAGAAAAAGGATTACGAGTCCAGGAAGGTCTACCAGATAACTTTTGGCTCAGACTTTCTTAATATATTTTACAATGCAATGGTCAAGGATCCCGCAGTCCTTGCCTGGCAGCGTTTGCTGGGTCACACCTACCTGATCGTAGTCGGCAAACAATATTCAGCTTCTCATATTTACGAGTTCATTAAAAATGTTATGCCTGGCAAGCAACACCTGATCATTGAAGTAAATGTCAACAACCATAGCGGCTGGTTGCCCAAGGACACCTGGAACTGGCTCAATCAATTCAGTAAGCCTGCAGAGGTACCCACCGGTATTTAG
- a CDS encoding relaxase/mobilization nuclease domain-containing protein has product MVARIETGKSIRGVLVYNENKVKAAEAKLLMACGFPRDAATLSFRNKLERFELLTRQNERTRTNAMHIFLSFSVYDKLDEDRLKLIALEYMERIGFGNQPFIVYQHVDTANPHIHIASVNIEDGGQRIETHNIGRVQSEQARKEIERLYDLVRAQDQQRDTAYLLQSGRLQNIVREVVGTYKFTSLPELNAVLRQFDIAAYRGEEGSKMYEKGGLVYLKLGLDGERVGLPIKASSIYSSPTLKNLQKKYEVNEAARKPYSQRLKHQLDKALSSGGREAMESLLQNQGIQVLLRSNEQGQVYGVTFIDNGTRVIFNGSDLGKNYSAKAFMERLPDGWPGIGTGEVSAKAGPGTLFTDDKMDPMENGQETAYPGPKKPVIMIVTDTPNHRVKEENAGETAQKKKRRLQVE; this is encoded by the coding sequence ATGGTTGCCCGTATAGAGACTGGAAAGAGCATTAGGGGGGTGCTTGTATACAATGAAAACAAAGTGAAAGCAGCCGAGGCTAAGCTGTTGATGGCATGCGGCTTCCCCCGGGACGCCGCTACCCTTTCTTTCAGAAATAAGCTGGAGCGCTTTGAACTATTAACAAGGCAAAATGAACGAACGCGGACCAACGCGATGCACATTTTTTTGAGCTTTTCTGTTTATGATAAGTTGGATGAGGATCGCCTGAAACTTATTGCCCTGGAATATATGGAACGGATAGGTTTCGGGAATCAGCCGTTCATTGTCTACCAGCATGTGGATACTGCTAATCCCCACATTCACATTGCCTCTGTCAATATAGAAGACGGTGGACAGCGTATCGAAACCCACAACATCGGCAGGGTACAGTCGGAGCAGGCCCGCAAGGAAATAGAGCGCCTTTATGACCTTGTACGTGCTCAAGACCAACAGAGAGATACCGCCTACTTGCTTCAATCGGGGCGGTTACAAAACATTGTCCGAGAGGTTGTCGGTACATATAAATTCACGTCTCTTCCGGAATTGAATGCCGTATTGCGGCAATTTGACATTGCTGCCTATCGGGGCGAAGAAGGCTCGAAAATGTACGAAAAAGGGGGGCTGGTGTATCTGAAATTGGGTTTAGATGGTGAACGGGTGGGTCTACCCATAAAGGCGAGTTCTATTTACAGTAGCCCCACCCTGAAAAACCTGCAGAAAAAATACGAGGTCAATGAAGCGGCCCGAAAGCCCTACAGCCAGCGCTTGAAACACCAATTGGATAAAGCCCTGTCATCTGGAGGTAGGGAGGCTATGGAATCCCTTCTCCAGAATCAAGGTATTCAGGTGTTGCTGCGCAGCAACGAACAGGGCCAGGTGTATGGCGTGACCTTTATTGATAACGGTACTCGTGTAATATTTAACGGAAGCGATCTGGGAAAGAATTATAGTGCCAAGGCGTTTATGGAGCGCCTGCCTGATGGATGGCCTGGTATTGGCACAGGCGAAGTGTCGGCGAAAGCCGGGCCGGGAACCCTATTTACGGATGATAAGATGGATCCGATGGAAAATGGGCAGGAAACGGCCTATCCGGGGCCAAAAAAGCCAGTTATCATGATAGTAACAGATACTCCAAACCACCGGGTGAAAGAGGAAAACGCTGGGGAAACGGCGCAAAAGAAGAAGAGGCGTTTGCAGGTAGAATAG